From Aquificota bacterium, one genomic window encodes:
- a CDS encoding c-type cytochrome translates to MRYLLLSLLLLSLSFGVGEGLYQKYCSSCHGEDRLGRGAPPLFPPFFIPRSEERIYEVIKKGTVGMPSFEHLKEDEIRAIVEFINRPVDESKLRWSREDIEKSQSLFRVEKVRINNLKNLTVMVERGKGLLWVMEGSEVLSKVPISYVHGGVKFSKDGEVYIPSRSGWISKYSPEKGEIKKVRACIYLRSIALSSDERVLTASCWLPPSLVLFDKDLRPIEIKEVKGKINAVYELRNGEGFVFTFRDRPYVGLLDKNGRITYKELDTSLEDFTIDPLEEYLIGSTKDGLRIYSLKDLKLVKELKALGLPHLASSYFWYSKGEFYFATPLLGKPLLSVWKAYKWEHVKDLPLKGFGFLARSNYGTPYVWVDESSDTLALLDKRSLELIRIKPVEGKRATHTEFSSGGRLVYVSLEDALVIYDGVSLKKLKEFPASFPAGKYNFFNKSRSFDLAQLGHQVFMEKCWGCHHTTEQAFGPPLKWSAQKRDKALIMAQIFDPQNTHKLLGYSRNVMPRIELKEEELKALISFMEALKDGWMD, encoded by the coding sequence ATGAGATACTTACTTCTCTCCCTACTCCTCCTTTCCCTCTCCTTTGGAGTAGGGGAGGGGCTTTATCAAAAGTATTGTTCTTCTTGTCATGGTGAAGACAGGCTTGGGAGGGGTGCACCTCCCCTCTTTCCCCCCTTTTTTATACCAAGGTCTGAAGAAAGGATATATGAGGTGATAAAAAAGGGCACCGTAGGCATGCCAAGCTTTGAACATCTAAAAGAAGATGAGATAAGGGCCATAGTGGAGTTCATAAATAGGCCTGTGGATGAGAGTAAGTTAAGGTGGAGTAGGGAAGACATAGAAAAGAGTCAAAGCCTGTTTCGTGTGGAAAAGGTAAGGATAAACAACTTAAAGAACCTTACTGTAATGGTGGAGAGGGGGAAAGGTCTTCTTTGGGTAATGGAGGGCTCAGAGGTCCTCAGCAAAGTACCCATATCTTACGTGCATGGTGGAGTCAAGTTTTCTAAGGATGGGGAAGTATACATACCATCAAGGAGTGGATGGATAAGCAAGTACTCGCCGGAAAAGGGAGAGATAAAAAAGGTAAGAGCCTGTATATACCTAAGGAGCATTGCCCTTTCCTCCGATGAGAGGGTGCTTACCGCTTCCTGCTGGTTGCCTCCCTCCTTAGTCCTTTTTGATAAGGACCTAAGGCCCATAGAGATAAAAGAGGTAAAAGGTAAGATAAACGCAGTTTATGAGCTTCGCAATGGCGAAGGCTTTGTCTTTACCTTCAGGGACAGGCCCTATGTGGGCCTTTTGGACAAGAATGGAAGAATAACCTACAAAGAGTTAGATACCAGCTTGGAAGACTTTACCATAGACCCCCTTGAAGAATACCTCATAGGTAGCACAAAAGATGGCCTAAGGATATACTCTTTGAAGGACCTAAAGCTTGTAAAGGAGCTGAAGGCCCTTGGCCTTCCCCACCTTGCCTCCTCCTACTTTTGGTACTCAAAGGGTGAGTTTTACTTTGCCACTCCACTCCTTGGAAAGCCCCTTCTGTCCGTATGGAAGGCTTATAAATGGGAACATGTAAAGGACCTTCCCCTCAAGGGCTTTGGCTTTTTGGCAAGGAGCAACTACGGCACGCCTTATGTATGGGTGGATGAATCCTCGGACACCTTGGCCCTTTTGGACAAGAGAAGCTTAGAGCTCATAAGGATAAAGCCAGTGGAAGGCAAAAGGGCTACGCATACAGAGTTTTCTTCAGGTGGCAGGCTTGTCTATGTGAGCCTTGAGGATGCTTTGGTAATCTATGATGGAGTAAGTCTCAAAAAGCTAAAGGAATTCCCCGCCAGCTTTCCTGCTGGAAAGTATAACTTCTTTAACAAAAGCAGAAGCTTTGACCTAGCCCAGCTTGGCCATCAGGTTTTTATGGAAAAATGTTGGGGATGCCACCATACTACAGAGCAAGCCTTTGGACCTCCACTAAAATGGTCTGCTCAGAAAAGGGATAAGGCCCTTATAATGGCCCAGATATTTGATCCGCAGAATACCCATAAGCTCTTGGGATATTCAAGGAACGTCATGCCACGCATAGAACTAAAAGAGGAGGAGCTAAAGGCCCTTATAAGCTTTATGGAGGCGTTAAAGGATGGCTGGATGGATTGA
- a CDS encoding nitrite reductase: protein MRKYLLSGIFGMAAVLGLSAMVPSLAQQKEEAPPLTKEEMKKASEIYFDRCAGCHGALRKGATGPSLLPEKTRKMGLETLKTFITYGTPGGMPDWGRQGILTPQEVELMAKYLMHDPPPPPELPLGEMKKSWKVYVPPEKRPKKPEHGRNWQNFMAVILRDIGKTAVIDGDTKELVSIVDTGYAVHIARYSASGRYLYTIGRDGKVVLIDLWMKKPDKVAEVKTCYDGRSLDTSKYKGPKGDFLDKLAIIGCYWPPSFVIVDGQTLEPLKIVATSAYTYDTNEFLREARVASIVASHHDPEWVVNVKEAGQIWLVDYSNIHAPKITMIEAERFLHDGGWDSTKRYFLVAANFRDTISIVDTKEKRLVKNVKVGTRPHPGRGANIDHPKYGPIWCTGHLGDNTIQCIGTDPVKHPQYAWKVVAKFEMPGEGGGNLFIKTHPKSPHLWADRALNNDPKLQRSLFVFDKNTFKLKAQIEIPEKYAGRAVHLEYNRNGDEVWVAVWGKKDEPHKQAILVYDDKTLKLKKEITGDWVATPTGHFNVYNTMKDIY from the coding sequence ATGAGAAAGTACCTGCTTAGTGGAATCTTTGGTATGGCGGCAGTTTTAGGCCTTTCTGCAATGGTGCCCTCTTTGGCACAGCAGAAGGAAGAGGCCCCACCCCTAACAAAGGAGGAGATGAAAAAAGCATCGGAGATCTACTTTGACAGATGCGCAGGATGCCATGGAGCCTTAAGAAAAGGAGCCACTGGACCAAGCCTTTTGCCAGAAAAGACAAGGAAGATGGGGTTGGAAACACTTAAAACCTTTATAACCTATGGGACACCTGGCGGTATGCCCGACTGGGGAAGACAGGGAATACTAACACCTCAGGAAGTGGAGCTGATGGCAAAGTATTTAATGCATGATCCACCACCCCCTCCAGAGCTACCCTTGGGAGAAATGAAAAAGTCTTGGAAGGTATATGTACCACCGGAAAAAAGGCCCAAAAAACCAGAGCATGGGAGGAACTGGCAGAACTTTATGGCTGTTATACTCAGGGACATAGGAAAGACTGCTGTTATTGACGGAGATACCAAGGAGCTTGTAAGCATTGTGGATACGGGTTATGCGGTCCATATAGCAAGATACTCCGCCTCTGGAAGGTACCTTTACACCATAGGAAGGGATGGCAAGGTGGTCCTTATAGATCTTTGGATGAAAAAGCCTGACAAGGTTGCTGAGGTGAAAACGTGCTACGATGGAAGGTCTCTTGACACATCCAAGTATAAGGGTCCAAAGGGAGACTTTCTTGATAAGCTTGCAATAATAGGTTGTTATTGGCCACCTTCCTTTGTTATAGTGGATGGACAGACCTTGGAGCCTCTCAAAATAGTTGCCACAAGCGCCTACACCTACGATACTAACGAATTTTTAAGGGAAGCAAGGGTTGCATCCATAGTGGCTTCTCACCATGATCCAGAATGGGTGGTAAACGTAAAAGAGGCTGGGCAGATATGGCTGGTGGACTACTCTAACATACATGCTCCCAAGATAACAATGATAGAGGCTGAGAGGTTCCTGCACGATGGTGGTTGGGACAGCACAAAGAGATATTTCTTAGTTGCTGCAAACTTTAGAGACACCATATCCATAGTGGATACAAAGGAGAAGAGGCTTGTCAAGAATGTAAAGGTGGGTACAAGACCACACCCGGGAAGGGGCGCCAACATAGACCATCCCAAGTATGGACCCATATGGTGCACTGGGCACCTTGGAGATAACACCATCCAATGCATTGGCACAGACCCAGTAAAGCATCCCCAGTATGCCTGGAAGGTGGTTGCTAAGTTTGAAATGCCTGGTGAAGGTGGAGGAAACCTCTTTATAAAGACCCATCCCAAATCCCCCCATCTTTGGGCAGATAGGGCGTTAAATAACGACCCAAAACTGCAAAGGTCTCTCTTTGTCTTTGATAAAAACACCTTTAAGCTAAAGGCTCAGATAGAAATACCGGAAAAGTATGCTGGTAGAGCTGTTCATCTTGAATACAACAGAAACGGCGATGAGGTATGGGTTGCAGTTTGGGGCAAGAAAGACGAGCCCCATAAGCAGGCTATTCTTGTTTACGATGACAAGACTCTAAAGCTAAAGAAGGAGATAACTGGAGACTGGGTAGCCACTCCCACAGGTCACTTCAATGTTTACAACACCATGAAGGATATTTACTGA
- a CDS encoding SCO family protein, with translation MVKLFSLLFILLSFSFSNLLPDEKRTIGAYVPDIRLQDHEGKVYSLKDFAQGKVLIVNPIYAKCSSACPVMTEELKKVIRGLKEDVRVLSITFDPWDSLLDIKRFKEIHNLPSNWLVARSDEVDKLLKAIDYKYRYDERLKEFEHPNLYVIITPSGKISRYIYGVSPKLRDLRLAVLEAKKEEVSLNPVEGFLLRCFRYNPETGTYQIDWFFVFDVIGGILTFLVVPLLVWGRSLYALVRGGHA, from the coding sequence ATGGTAAAGCTTTTTAGCCTCCTTTTTATACTCCTTTCCTTCTCTTTCTCCAACCTTTTGCCAGATGAGAAAAGGACCATTGGCGCCTATGTGCCCGATATAAGGCTTCAAGACCATGAGGGAAAAGTTTACAGCCTAAAGGACTTCGCCCAAGGTAAGGTGCTCATAGTAAACCCCATATATGCCAAATGCTCCTCCGCCTGTCCTGTAATGACGGAGGAACTAAAGAAAGTCATAAGAGGCCTTAAGGAGGATGTGAGGGTTCTTTCCATCACCTTTGACCCATGGGATAGCCTATTGGACATTAAGAGGTTTAAGGAAATCCATAACCTTCCAAGCAACTGGCTTGTGGCAAGGAGCGACGAGGTGGATAAGCTTCTAAAAGCCATAGACTACAAGTATAGGTACGATGAAAGGCTTAAAGAGTTTGAACATCCCAACCTCTACGTGATTATCACACCCTCTGGGAAAATATCAAGGTACATATACGGTGTAAGCCCTAAGCTTAGAGACTTAAGACTTGCTGTGCTTGAGGCAAAGAAAGAGGAAGTAAGCCTTAATCCCGTAGAAGGCTTTTTGCTAAGGTGTTTTAGATACAACCCGGAGACGGGTACTTACCAGATAGACTGGTTCTTTGTCTTTGATGTGATTGGGGGCATTCTTACCTTTCTTGTAGTTCCCCTCTTGGTTTGGGGTAGGTCTTTGTATGCGCTTGTGAGGGGTGGACATGCATAG
- a CDS encoding cbb3-type cytochrome c oxidase subunit I, with protein sequence MARSYVGGKVMLFFLSLSLFSLLLAGIFGLLIALTRAPLFKLLDSPLLFYHFLVGHVTFSITVWLMTFGMAFWHYKEGRKGKVAPPATLLGMLFLSLSCLFPYGQPQLNNYIPVIENPIFYAGLTLFFLGFSSEVLLRLREAIKSLLIQNTQTQLLSLSIIFGFLTVLSLLLSLLLVKGEGKLYFERLFWIPGHLQQFMYTALMLCVWHELLKKNSGVQISSSIMNSANLFMLLFSLTLFYGYLTDMLSYRFRLLIALSFGIGLGVPVFIHTFYVLRNMRINKDVSTLSLIFSMSVYYVGEFIAYGGMQSDLRIPAHYHGVVSGVTIAFMGLTYYMLKERLGFVSWERFAKLQPALFGLGINLLVIGFYIAGLLGAPRKTYGFEYAQKAEVLMALNVMGMGSLLAVAGGLLFLFYSLTSLMRVYKHGKAF encoded by the coding sequence ATGGCTCGCAGCTATGTGGGAGGTAAGGTAATGCTTTTCTTTCTCTCCCTTTCCCTCTTTTCGCTTCTTCTTGCTGGCATCTTTGGACTTCTTATAGCTCTTACAAGAGCTCCTCTCTTTAAACTCCTTGATTCACCCCTTCTCTTTTACCACTTTTTGGTAGGCCATGTAACCTTTTCCATCACAGTATGGCTTATGACCTTTGGCATGGCCTTTTGGCACTATAAGGAAGGCAGGAAGGGGAAGGTAGCACCTCCAGCCACCCTACTTGGTATGCTTTTCCTTTCCCTCTCCTGCCTTTTCCCCTATGGACAACCCCAGCTCAACAATTACATTCCAGTTATAGAAAATCCCATCTTCTACGCAGGCCTTACTCTTTTCTTCTTGGGTTTTTCTTCAGAGGTACTTCTTAGGCTACGGGAAGCTATAAAAAGCCTTTTGATCCAAAACACGCAGACACAACTGCTGTCCTTATCCATTATCTTTGGCTTTTTGACAGTACTGTCCCTTCTTCTATCCTTGCTCCTTGTAAAAGGTGAAGGAAAGCTCTACTTTGAAAGGCTCTTTTGGATACCTGGACACCTTCAGCAGTTTATGTACACAGCCCTTATGCTATGCGTTTGGCATGAGCTTTTGAAGAAAAACTCAGGAGTGCAAATATCAAGCTCCATTATGAATTCAGCAAACCTCTTTATGCTCCTTTTCTCCTTGACCCTCTTTTACGGCTACCTTACAGACATGCTTTCCTATAGATTTAGGCTTCTTATAGCCCTATCCTTTGGAATAGGCTTAGGTGTGCCAGTATTCATACATACCTTCTATGTGTTAAGGAATATGAGGATAAACAAGGATGTATCTACCTTATCCTTGATCTTTTCCATGAGTGTGTATTATGTAGGTGAATTTATAGCCTACGGTGGGATGCAGAGCGACCTTAGAATACCTGCCCATTATCATGGTGTGGTGTCTGGGGTAACCATAGCCTTTATGGGGCTCACCTACTATATGCTAAAGGAAAGGCTTGGTTTTGTGAGCTGGGAGAGGTTTGCCAAGCTTCAGCCTGCCCTTTTCGGCCTTGGTATAAACCTTTTGGTAATCGGCTTTTACATTGCAGGCCTATTGGGAGCACCAAGAAAGACCTACGGCTTTGAGTATGCGCAAAAGGCTGAGGTGCTTATGGCTTTGAATGTGATGGGTATGGGAAGCTTGCTTGCGGTGGCGGGCGGACTACTCTTCCTCTTTTACTCCCTTACATCTCTTATGAGGGTTTACAAACATGGTAAAGCTTTTTAG
- a CDS encoding cbb3-type cytochrome c oxidase subunit I: MFRTCDITGLKVDLNAEKLIKLNAVMAVVSLLIGVIGALLLVLTRWQVVHLLPVDWYYRVLTLHGLNALIFWIVFFEIAGLYFGSTIVLNSRMSSSKFGWLAFILMVLGFLLVNYTILTGKADVLMTSYAPLQAHPLYYLGVILFAVGALIGVFLFFANLLIARKERTYGDSLPLFTFGLVAAAIIATLTLATGAIIYIPTLLWSLGIIKSIDAGVYKLVWWGLGHSSQQINVTAMIAVWYLGAFLAVGGTSINEKVSRFAFVFYVIGINVASAHHLLVDPGPSPAWKVFNTSYIMYIAVLASMIHAFAVPSAVESAQRRRGFTKGLFDWLKNAPWGNPAFSAVLLSIIIFGFIGGVTGVVNGMEQTNIIVHNTLSIPGHFKGTVVGGTTLAFMGATYYLIPLVFRKRISFFGLAKLQPWVFGIGIAILAVSMYILGAFGVPRRHYDITFSGGPFTYTFNPATDFFWVLFAIGGIMAVIGALMWILIVVVSVFFGAPLRGPQDMQLQIASPPPPAKEEHGFEAPGTLTLTLLFMGVFLIFLLLNWGWLAAMWEVR; this comes from the coding sequence ATGTTTAGGACGTGTGATATTACAGGTCTAAAGGTGGATCTAAACGCTGAAAAGCTTATTAAGCTTAACGCCGTCATGGCCGTGGTTTCTTTGCTTATAGGTGTTATCGGAGCCCTCCTTCTGGTGCTTACAAGGTGGCAAGTGGTGCACCTTCTGCCAGTGGATTGGTACTATAGGGTGCTTACCCTTCATGGCCTCAACGCTTTAATATTCTGGATAGTTTTCTTTGAGATAGCAGGCCTTTACTTTGGTTCTACCATAGTGCTAAACTCCCGAATGTCCTCATCAAAGTTTGGGTGGCTTGCCTTTATCCTTATGGTCCTTGGCTTTCTACTTGTTAACTACACCATACTGACTGGGAAGGCAGACGTTTTGATGACCTCTTACGCTCCTTTGCAAGCCCACCCCCTTTATTATCTTGGTGTTATCCTCTTTGCGGTAGGTGCTCTTATAGGTGTCTTTCTTTTCTTTGCCAACCTTTTGATAGCAAGGAAGGAAAGGACCTACGGAGATAGCTTGCCACTATTTACCTTTGGTCTTGTGGCTGCTGCTATAATAGCTACTCTTACCCTTGCCACAGGTGCCATCATCTACATCCCAACCCTCCTTTGGTCTTTGGGTATCATAAAAAGCATAGATGCTGGCGTTTATAAGTTAGTCTGGTGGGGTCTTGGGCACTCCTCACAGCAGATAAACGTGACGGCTATGATAGCTGTGTGGTATCTTGGAGCTTTTCTTGCGGTTGGTGGCACTTCTATCAATGAAAAGGTTAGCAGGTTTGCTTTTGTTTTCTACGTTATAGGTATAAACGTGGCTTCTGCCCACCACCTATTGGTTGACCCAGGACCAAGCCCTGCTTGGAAGGTCTTTAACACAAGCTACATCATGTACATAGCAGTCCTTGCCTCTATGATACATGCCTTTGCCGTTCCATCTGCGGTTGAATCAGCCCAGAGGAGAAGGGGCTTTACAAAAGGCCTATTTGATTGGCTAAAGAACGCCCCTTGGGGCAATCCAGCCTTCTCAGCAGTGCTACTTTCTATAATCATCTTTGGCTTTATAGGTGGTGTTACTGGTGTGGTAAACGGTATGGAGCAGACCAACATAATAGTCCACAATACCCTTTCCATACCGGGACATTTTAAGGGAACTGTGGTGGGTGGAACTACCTTAGCCTTTATGGGCGCCACCTACTACCTGATACCCCTTGTGTTTAGAAAGCGCATCTCCTTCTTTGGCCTTGCCAAGCTACAGCCTTGGGTCTTTGGCATAGGGATAGCCATATTGGCAGTATCCATGTATATACTTGGAGCCTTTGGTGTTCCGAGGAGGCATTACGATATTACCTTCTCTGGCGGACCTTTTACCTACACCTTTAACCCAGCTACAGACTTCTTCTGGGTCCTTTTTGCCATCGGCGGCATAATGGCGGTTATAGGTGCTTTAATGTGGATACTTATAGTAGTCGTCTCTGTCTTCTTTGGTGCTCCCTTGAGAGGTCCTCAGGATATGCAACTCCAGATAGCTTCACCCCCACCCCCGGCAAAGGAAGAGCATGGCTTTGAAGCACCTGGAACCCTCACCCTTACCCTACTCTTTATGGGAGTTTTCCTCATATTCCTACTTCTCAACTGGGGATGGCTCGCAGCTATGTGGGAGGTAAGGTAA